A stretch of Bacillus pseudomycoides DNA encodes these proteins:
- a CDS encoding thiol-activated cytolysin family protein, which produces MIFLKIKKNTKGIKLLACLSIGLCTINYSSISFAETKTSNSADATKKAINIDTGIANLKYNNQEVLAVNGDKVESFVPKESTNSNGKFVVVEREKKSLTTSPVDISIIDSVANRTYPGAVQLANKAFADNQPSLLVAKRKPLNISIDLPGMRKDNTITVQNPTYGKVSGAVDELVSTWNEKYSKTHTLPARMQYTESMVYSKSQIASALNVNAKYLDNALNIDFKAIADGEKKVMVAAYKQIFYTVSAELPNNPSDLFDNSVTFDELTRKGVSNAAPPVMVSNVAYGRTVYVKLETSSKSKDVQTAFKALIKGQGVEASGQYKDIFEDSTFTAVVLGGDAKEHNKVVTKDFNEIRNIIKDNAELSSKNPAYPISYTSTFLKDNATAAVHNNTDYIETTTTEYSSAKMTLDHTGGYVAQFDVSWDEVSYDKNGKEVLTHKTWEGNGRDRTAHFNTVIPLPPNSKNVKVVARECTGLAWEWWRTIINEQNVPLTNEINVSIGGTTLYPSANISH; this is translated from the coding sequence TTGATTTTTTTGAAAATCAAGAAAAATACTAAGGGAATAAAATTACTAGCATGTTTATCAATTGGCTTATGCACTATTAATTATTCTTCTATTTCTTTCGCTGAAACAAAAACAAGTAATTCAGCTGATGCAACAAAAAAAGCTATTAACATTGATACTGGCATAGCAAATCTTAAGTATAATAATCAAGAGGTTTTAGCAGTAAATGGTGATAAAGTAGAGAGTTTTGTTCCGAAAGAAAGTACAAATTCAAATGGTAAATTTGTAGTAGTTGAACGCGAGAAAAAATCACTTACAACTTCACCAGTGGATATTTCAATTATTGATTCTGTGGCTAATCGTACTTATCCAGGAGCAGTACAACTTGCAAATAAAGCTTTTGCGGATAATCAACCTAGTTTGTTAGTAGCTAAGAGAAAACCTTTGAATATTAGTATAGACTTACCTGGCATGAGAAAAGACAATACAATTACTGTCCAAAATCCTACATATGGTAAGGTGTCTGGAGCAGTAGATGAATTAGTATCTACTTGGAATGAAAAGTATTCAAAAACACATACGTTACCTGCAAGAATGCAGTATACAGAATCTATGGTTTATAGTAAATCTCAAATAGCAAGTGCTCTTAATGTTAATGCTAAATATCTTGACAATGCACTGAACATTGATTTTAAAGCGATTGCAGATGGAGAGAAAAAAGTGATGGTTGCGGCATATAAGCAAATCTTTTATACCGTAAGTGCAGAACTACCTAACAATCCATCAGATCTTTTTGATAATAGTGTTACTTTTGATGAGTTAACTCGTAAAGGGGTAAGTAATGCGGCTCCGCCTGTTATGGTGTCAAATGTAGCTTATGGTAGAACAGTTTATGTGAAATTAGAAACATCATCTAAGAGCAAAGATGTACAAACTGCTTTTAAAGCCTTAATTAAGGGTCAAGGCGTTGAAGCGAGTGGACAGTACAAAGATATTTTTGAAGATAGTACCTTTACCGCTGTAGTATTAGGCGGCGATGCGAAAGAGCATAACAAGGTTGTTACAAAAGATTTTAATGAAATTCGAAATATCATTAAAGATAATGCAGAATTAAGTTCTAAAAATCCAGCATACCCAATTTCATATACAAGCACTTTCTTAAAAGATAACGCAACTGCTGCTGTTCATAACAATACAGATTATATTGAGACTACAACTACAGAATATTCTAGTGCTAAAATGACGCTTGATCATACTGGTGGATATGTTGCTCAATTTGATGTATCTTGGGATGAAGTCTCATATGATAAAAATGGAAAAGAAGTACTAACCCATAAAACTTGGGAAGGAAACGGCAGAGACAGAACTGCTCATTTCAATACAGTCATACCACTTCCGCCGAATTCAAAAAATGTAAAAGTCGTAGCAAGAGAATGTACAGGTCTTGCATGGGAATGGTGGAGAACAATTATCAATGAACAAAATGTTCCATTAACAAATGAAATAAATGTTTCAATTGGAGGAACAACATTATACCCAAGTGCTAATATTAGTCATTAA
- a CDS encoding SpaA isopeptide-forming pilin-related protein, protein MKRRMLTKWFGIISLIIILLGVSIPQAAAEIIHQEKFQMNWNYIKFKDTKVKIKADLLRTSSKDVAYCLSPDLNSPNGDDLPEIGKENDLVYRVLLYGYPQKTPAELGVSTKEEAYYATQLAIWIASKKIEFADSKPENQQVYNLVKHLVEKASKGTEVQETYLNVIPTGKQTVEQNGEYFETNLYTVQSNSLSGVYSVQMEGAPEGAKIINEQGEKKNEFSIEEKFKVMIPKNATSGNFKIRVNAKLQSLQAVTFDGQQRIQNATALLPRMSEKSSTDIVVRWEFLGSLKIMKVGENREALKGAVFEVVSENGDFRQEITTTENGIATLNKLPTGTYVVKEIQAPEGYVLDPTMKKMEVKTGEIAEIEIKNQKITSGLEIKKVHATYENTKQSYDMQSKEYTMENDLASKKKHHLPSTGTKFPTGPFVGLGFVILGIYILKIGKNHS, encoded by the coding sequence ATGAAACGCAGGATGTTAACAAAATGGTTTGGAATTATAAGTTTAATCATTATATTGCTAGGGGTTTCTATTCCACAAGCAGCAGCCGAGATAATACATCAAGAAAAGTTTCAAATGAACTGGAATTATATTAAATTCAAAGATACTAAAGTAAAGATAAAGGCAGACTTACTAAGAACGTCATCAAAAGATGTTGCATATTGTTTATCACCTGATCTGAATTCACCTAATGGAGATGATCTTCCTGAAATTGGAAAAGAGAATGATTTAGTATATCGTGTCTTACTTTATGGATACCCTCAAAAAACGCCGGCTGAATTAGGAGTTTCTACAAAAGAGGAAGCCTACTATGCAACTCAACTAGCTATCTGGATTGCATCCAAAAAAATTGAATTTGCCGATTCAAAGCCAGAAAACCAACAGGTATATAACCTTGTAAAACATTTGGTAGAAAAAGCTTCTAAAGGTACTGAAGTTCAGGAAACATATTTGAACGTAATACCTACTGGAAAACAAACTGTAGAGCAAAATGGGGAATATTTTGAAACAAATTTATATACAGTTCAATCAAATTCATTATCTGGAGTATACTCAGTTCAAATGGAGGGCGCACCAGAAGGAGCTAAAATTATAAATGAACAAGGTGAAAAAAAGAATGAATTCTCTATAGAGGAAAAATTTAAAGTGATGATTCCCAAAAACGCAACAAGTGGAAATTTCAAGATAAGAGTAAATGCAAAATTGCAGAGCTTACAAGCAGTTACCTTTGATGGCCAACAAAGGATTCAAAATGCAACTGCTTTATTACCAAGAATGAGTGAAAAAAGCAGTACAGATATAGTAGTAAGATGGGAATTTTTAGGGTCGTTAAAAATTATGAAGGTAGGAGAAAATAGGGAGGCTTTAAAAGGGGCAGTGTTTGAGGTTGTAAGTGAAAATGGGGATTTTAGACAAGAAATCACTACAACTGAGAATGGGATTGCTACATTAAATAAACTTCCTACTGGTACGTATGTTGTAAAAGAAATTCAGGCTCCAGAGGGTTATGTACTTGATCCTACAATGAAAAAAATGGAAGTAAAAACTGGCGAGATAGCAGAAATAGAAATAAAGAATCAAAAAATAACAAGTGGCCTGGAAATTAAAAAAGTGCATGCTACATATGAAAATACTAAACAATCTTATGATATGCAAAGTAAAGAGTACACAATGGAAAATGATCTTGCAAGTAAGAAAAAGCATCACCTGCCATCAACAGGAACGAAGTTTCCAACTGGCCCGTTTGTAGGACTAGGATTTGTTATTTTAGGAATCTATATATTAAAAATAGGAAAAAATCATAGTTAA
- a CDS encoding DUF4352 domain-containing protein — protein sequence MEAETKSKVWEYVGWGAVVVVGAFTTFMIMMLVFGDPKTKYKSQEVTTEGNVVKDAEEDLKKEYSVGETIKLGDHRLTVTDVKKSNGGEIDKPKQGNEYVIVSVNIYNGGKEDIPYNPLDFEMRNSKGNITRMTLSMVNQNTALSSGQLAPNGQVAGTIVFEQPVGEKLKLQFTPNFWSKKKVIINL from the coding sequence ATGGAAGCTGAAACAAAGTCAAAGGTCTGGGAATATGTTGGATGGGGAGCTGTTGTTGTAGTTGGAGCTTTTACTACATTCATGATAATGATGTTGGTATTTGGTGATCCAAAAACGAAATACAAATCTCAAGAAGTTACAACAGAGGGTAATGTTGTTAAAGATGCTGAAGAAGATTTAAAGAAAGAATACTCTGTAGGGGAAACTATTAAACTTGGAGATCATAGGCTTACTGTTACAGATGTTAAGAAATCAAATGGTGGGGAAATTGATAAGCCTAAACAAGGTAATGAATATGTAATCGTATCTGTAAATATCTATAATGGTGGTAAAGAGGATATTCCATACAACCCACTAGACTTTGAAATGAGAAATAGTAAAGGGAACATTACTAGAATGACGCTTTCTATGGTTAATCAAAATACTGCTTTAAGTTCTGGACAATTAGCGCCAAATGGACAAGTAGCAGGAACTATTGTGTTTGAACAACCTGTTGGAGAAAAACTAAAACTACAATTCACTCCTAACTTCTGGAGTAAGAAGAAAGTTATTATTAATTTATAA